Genomic window (Lynx canadensis isolate LIC74 chromosome D3, mLynCan4.pri.v2, whole genome shotgun sequence):
GAAACCGCCTGAAACGTGTGAACCGGGGCCTGTAACCAACTGTGTGATCTGTGGCTTCTGTGCACTTCTGTGTTTGCTCCTCAGACTTTGCTTTTGTCAACGCCAGACAGAATTCTTGAGAGATTCCTTACGAATTAACACTCTATAGGCTAAAATTCACGAGGGTGGCCTGTGACCTTCCCTCTGTGATTCCAGCAAGTGGTGGTGGTTCTGCAAAGTGTTGGCAACCAGTTCTGCTTCTCTGCTGCCCTTCTGAGTACCCATTTGGGGAGCAGCCCCCAACCACTGCTCTCTTAAAGTGCAGAGTGACCCAAATCTCTGTCCTTGACATCACAGGGAACGGAGGGAAAGCCAGAACTCTGTCTTGGGCCTCTCGCGTTACTAAGTGCTTGCCCTGCCATTGCTGCTTCCACAGTGGGCTGGCTGCATGTTCCTGGCTGGTGCACGGGGGTCAGGGGCCAGGCTTCCCCCTAGGGCCCTGGGGGCTCACTCAGCCCCTGTGCATGTGGCTTTTGCAGAGGCCGGGGCTGCTTTGCTGCATTGCCTTCCCATCTGCTCGTTCTGTCTTCTGAGCCAGGGGGAGCACATTCACTGTCATTTTTAGCAGATCTGCCAGTCACAGAGGTCCTCTAGGTTGTCTCCTGTGAGGATCCCGAGCCCTATAcgagggaggagggtgggccgTCCCTGCCGGAGCAGGGGagccttccccttcttcctcacgTTTGCTTCCTCTTGGCCAGACCGCAGGGCGGGGGAGAGCTGCTCAGAATGACTGGTAGTCAGGGGGCGACTGGGAAGCCCCCACCAGGTACCCATTGAGGTGtttagttgtgttttgttttgtgttgttttgttttgtttcctatttgtcTTTGCCTCCTATTGAGGCTGAAAGCAAAACCTAAGAAAACCTGGTgtgtgggaaggggagaaggacagCCATGGAGGTCTGCTTCACCTGAGGCTCCTTACCATTTACCCAGGCCTGTGCTGTGCCGTTTGGAAATCCTAGCCTTGGGGTCAGTTTTCCTGATGTGAAAGATGCAGGAAACGCAGCTCTGAGAGGTCCCATGGTGCGTCCATGCGTAGCCTGGGTCCGGAGCGTATGCTCGCTCCTTACAGCCCGGGCCTCTGCTCTGCCTCAGCTTACTGGGCAGGGAGGGCTTCAGGAGAGTCAGATGGTCGGTAAAGACCGCATATTCCTGCAGGACACTGTGGGGCCTGCACTGTGTTCCTGCAGGCTGGGCAGACCCCCAACAGGGGAACCATGTGCTCCCTGATTCCTCGCTGAGAGCTGTCGCTGAGCCCGGGTCTGGCCCCGAGGAAGGCCATGAAGGGCAGACACCTCCTTGCTGTGCTGcttcctgcccctgctctgcGCGTCTGTGGCTGTGCCTGTCTCCTCGAGGTCTGGCACATGCATTCTGACCTCTCCCGTGTGAAGCATGGTACGCGGTGGGAGGCATGGCCCTCCCAGGGCAGGATGTGTGCCAGGGCCGGCTCTGGGTTGTGCTTGGCTAAAGGGGACTGCTTTAGCAGGCCTTGTCGCTGCAGCggggcagggcagaggtggggtaggggtggaCAGCTTAAGCCAGCTCTGCTGTCATCCCCCATGGCCCAGGCTGTCCCAGCCTCAGGGTTCCAGCTGCCTCTGGGTGTGTGTGGCCATGACCAGATTCTGGGGGCCCGTCGGGACTGATGGAGGGCTCTGTGTGTCTGGAGTTGGGGAGTCCTGGTGAGGTACGAGAGGTGGGTCTCCCAGGATTCGAACCCATGAGTGTTCACGTTACCTTTAACGATTTCGGGAATGTGGGGTGTGGAAGGTGTCAGGCCTGGTGAGCTAAACCTTGCTTGCCTCTGTGCCACCCTGGGAATCAGCCCCATTCAGGAGGGGTCGCTGATTGGATCTTTGACACCTAGGAACTGATCTCATCATATATCAGTTTGGTAAATTTCTTCTTGGGACAACACAGGGAAGTCCAATAAGttacaaatttttctttcttgagcaAAGAGGTCTCCATCTGGAACTAGCTCCTCAAAAATTTCTCTTCTGAGCCTCGGGGCCTTCAGGGCCTTGGTGGCCATCAGTGTGTCCCAGCAAGACTCCTGGGATCCTGGTGGGCTCCAGTGTGCACACGCTGCACACAGAGCAttcagggttgggggagggcaggacCCTCTGGAAGGAAAGTGAGTCAGGCTGACCTCAGGGAGCTGGAGAGAACTTCAGGCCCCAGAGACATGAAGGAGGCTGCCCAAGTGACCTTGAgggtctgtctgtccctctgcctggcagGTGGAAGAGCACCCCTTGGGCCTGGCTCTAGTCTGCCCACCAGGAAGGGCTCCGTCTGGGCGGCTGAGAGGGTGGTGTCCCATTGGTCTGAGGCTGCTGGGCTGTGATTGTTTGGATTGTCACTGacgtgcttttgtttttgtttttgtttttgttttttgttttctctccttactTCTGGGCtcacttttgtctttctctccctgctgtcccctccccggtctctcccctcctgtcccctgccctgtcctctgccctccctgcctgtTCTTGGCTTCTCTGTTTTGTTGTCTCTCAGCTGGAGGTTCTGCACTACCGACTCAGTGTCTCCAGCGCCCTCCACAGCCCTGCCCAACCCAGCCTCCAGGCCCTCCACGCCTACCAAGTACTGGCCGCTctcatattgttttgtttcaccCCTGCCCTGTGGTGTGAGCCATGGAGCGCATGGCAGTGCAGTGGTAAAGCGAGGGTCCGGCCGGGGGCCAACTGGGGTGATTCAGGCCAATTCCAAGCAGAGTGAGGCCAGTGTGTGTTGGCGATGGTGGCAGGCATCCGTCTTTAGCCTGGCTCAGCCCTCAGCTTGGTAGACTAGCCCGGGTTTGGGGTGTGGGGCCACCAGATCTGCCTGGCCAAGCCCCAAGCCAGTTGGAATGTGGTAGGCTCTTGGGAGTTGGTGACTTCTGTGCTTGGCCCTGGGTTGAGGGAGCGGAAACAGTGTGGCCTTCGCAGTGGCCTGACTCACCTGGCTTTGCGGGCCTGGTACCTAggaactgactgagcccagggAAGCCCCAAGGCTCATGGTGGCATGGTCTGTCAATCCCAAGCCTGTGTGAGGCCAAGGGGCAGGGAGGACAAGGGCTTCGTCCCCTAGCCTGGAGAGGCTGTTGGTCCTTGAGCATGCTGGGGCCTGGCCTCTTGTGGACTTTTGTGCTCCCACAGAGGTAGGCGAGAGCAAGAGAGGGCCTCACGGAGACTGGTCTGCTTTAGGCAGAGATGACCAGTGCGGACGGATTTGAAGTCTTGAGGTCGGTAGATGGAGTGCAGGACTACAGGCTGTTTCAGGGCAGATGGAGTCTGGTAGTTCATGGATTCACGAGATGAATGTCAGGAAGTTTGGGCAGAAAGCATGCATCTAGATCCCATGCTCGAGGCCAGGGGTCTGTCCAGTTCCCCCTCAGTGGGAGCACACCACGTTTAACCTGATATTTGAGCACAAGATAAGAAATCACGTTTGCTGGGATGGGGTGGTGAGTGCGCACAGGGTTCCCACTCAGAAGCAGCAGccacagggaagagggaagagaatgatCCAGAAGGGCCAGCAGGGGCGGGTTTAGCACAGAAGTGGTACCACTCCAGCATGTGTTGGGGAAGGGCTCACTTGGCCGAGAGCAGCATCCCTGGAGAAAAGTGCACAGCAGGAGGGGTgagagccctccccccacccaccatggGAAGGGTTGCTGAGCTGAGAAGGGCTGGGCCCAGTGAGAAATGCCACTGGCTTTGGGAAAGTGTCCCTAACGGCCATGCGGGTGGAGGAGGCCCACTTACAGCAGCGGTGGCTGGATTCCTGTGGGGATTTGGCTCtcgaaggggggggggggggggggggggggggggggagaaaggttTGGCTTCTGTCCAGAGGGAAGATAGATAGCCCCAGGAGCTTCCCGGTTCAGTGCAAATGCTCTGTCCTCCGCTAGGGAGATGGTGGGTGGGTCGGCGAGGGGCCAGGAATGAGAAAGGGGGAGGCTCCTGGGGGGAGTCACAGCCTGGCAACAGTGCCCTCTGATCCTCCGTTACTGTGAAAATATCTTacgttttttttgttgttcaaatgATGCAAGTTCATCGCTTAAGCTTACAGATAAGCAGAAGAAAATCTCCTCCTGAAGCCCCGTAGCTTCCCCCGCAGTCATATCGAGTCGTGTGGTGTGTTGCCTAGGCCTGTGGAGACAGATCCATGGCAAGGAGAGCGGAGAAGGCAGTGCCGCGGGCAGTGGTGGGGCTGTGACTGGGTGCCCGGGCTGTGCCAGGAGGCACGGCTTGTGCCAGCCTCAACGTTGCTCAGGATTTGGACTAGGCTGCCAAAAGCTGTCTCGAGGTTGTGGGGGTCCCAGAGGCCTGGGGGGTGAGTGTGGGGAGAGGAGCGCGTCCGGGCACCCCAGAGCTGGGAGCCGGAGGCAGCGTATCCTGCCGGTGCCGTCCTCTGCCACTCTGGAGACTCCATCCTGTATTCCGTCACAGAAGAGCCAGCGGACAGGCTTTCCTCTCGGGGCTGGGTCTTAAAGATCCGACCTGAACCTTGTGAATGAGAATTTCACCTGAGAAGATAGAAAGCACTCTTGTCTTGTGCTGACGGCAGGGCTGTTAGCAGTAGAGGAAGGGCCACCCTGCGCCAAGCCCCAGCTGGCTGTGTCCAGGACAGGAAGTGGATGGAAGGGTGAGGGTTACAGCAGGAGAAGGAATTTGGGAGTGTTTGTCCCTGAAAAAGGAAGCCATGGGCCCCAGCGAGCTGTCTTCATATacctgggaggcaggcaggagaccCTGAGTCCGGATCCAGGGTGGGATACTGGCCTGCCTtgccccctgctcctcctctggctggccaggagttggggggggggaccccTGAAGACTTGGCCGGGCAGCAATGACCCGAGTCAACCGCAGAGGGTGCAAGAAGCGGTTGGAAGCACACAGGGAAGCATTCAGGTCTGCTTTAGCAAAGCCGTCCCGCCCTGCCTTGCGTGCTCTTAGCGGGTCTCAGAGCTGGCATGCGAGGTCTGTCTGCTGCGTGCCAGGCCCAGGGAGGGCCCTGTGGGTGGCCCACACATCCTGTCGGGGAGAAGCGGTCCTGGGCGGGACGTACATGGCCAGGCCTGGGGGCCCCACCCTGGGACCAGTCTGGGTCCTGACACAGCTCCCCCTCAACCTCAGGAGTCGTTCACACCCACGGAGGAGCACGTGTTGGTGGTGCGCCTGCTGCTAAAGCATCTGCACGCCTTTTCCAACAGCCTGAAGCCTGAGCAGGtctctccctccacccactcTCACGCCACCAGTCCCCTGGAGGAGTTCAAACGGTGGGTACAGGGCATGCACAGGCCTCCCGTGTCCCTGGCTGCCACTGCCTCCTACTGCACATACTTGTTGCCCACAGTAACCTATCCTTAGGGCATGGGGTCGGCCTGTGAGGCGTCTgcagggtggggcaggtgggAAATCACCTTGACCCCTCCTGGGTCTGTTTCCCGACGCCTCCTCTGGCTCCACAGGCGGGTGGGGGCTGCCTGGCTGCCACGGCCTTTCCTTCCAGGCCTGCCGTCTTCAGTAGAAAGAGCCAGGCTGGCCAGAAAGAGGCCCCATCTTGTTGCCCTGTcttgtcccctcctccccagtgtgGGCAGAGTGGAAGATCTACATTGACCGCACTCAGAATGCCCAGGAAAGCCGATGGGCTGGGAGTGCCTTCACTGCAAAGTGGCTCGTTTGTCATGGgagactgagctctgtgctgcaccctccccctcctcttcccctctgctcccccagtCCTTCTGTCAAAAGGGCCAGGACGGTGGCCTGACTCCTAGGCCAACTGGGGCCAGCAGAGCAGGTGACTTGTGTGTGGTGACCCAAGCAGAGGTGGTCACAGGAGCCATACTAGGTCAACCGCTTGtgtgctgtgtgtccttgggacATTCCCTAATCTCTCTGAACTTTGGTTTCTTTGTGAAAAATGGGGCCCAAAATAGGAGGCCTTGCCTTCAGGGGTGCCCAGTGTTCACCCCGGCAGAGCTGGCCCTTGGAACCGGGAGCCACTTGGCTCACCTATGAGGGGACCCtctcctcgcctcccctcccctgcagggccGCCGTCCCGAGGTTTGTCCAGCAGAAACTCTACCTTTTCCTGCAGCACTGCTTTGGCCACTGGCCCCTGGATGCGTCCTTCAGAGCCGTGAGTGTCAGCCCCATcttgctttctttgtctttgccCTCTGTGCCTGATGAGGGAGGTCCCGTGGGGCGGATGCAGGAAGGAATCAGCTATTGCCGCAGAGGGTCACATTGGTGGGTCACATTGTTCTGCTCATTTGAGTTTTCAGAGCCAACCCCCAGGTACAGAAAAGCTGTCTGCCCTGACCTGGAACCCAGTGGGTCCACGCTGGGTGGGTTCCCAGCCCCACTGAGCCTCACAGGCTCCGCTCCCTCAGCTGGGGAAAGCACTCCTGTGTTCCACACGTTCCACGCTCGCTTCCGAAGGGCTGGCACGAGGGTTACATATCCTAAGGGttaaaactaatgtaacgttgtgtgtcagctatctgcagattaaaaaaatcattttaattaaagatgagaaaagaaacatcATAGGGGATGCGGAGttccctcctgctccctctcgGAGTGGCGGGTGGGAAGAGAACGTGGTAACACCTCCAGGAGAAACGAAGCCCCACGGTTAGGATCACCCCCTCCTCACCTGAGCTGCCTGCCGGGAGCCGAGCTCCAGGCCACCCAAGGATCTGGACCAAagccccagccccacagcccaGCAGAATGCCAGCCTCCAGGCCCTCAGGGCACACGTGTCCCACCAGGTCCTGGAGATGTGGCTGAGCTACCTACAGCCCTGGAGGTATGCACCTgagaagcaggctcagagcagCGACTGCCTGGCCCGGTGTGTGTCGGAGAGATGGTGAGCCCCGGCCCGTTGTCCTCCCTAGGGGGACCTGCTTCCAGGTGGGGCACAGGCCCCTCCCTCCTTGACTGTGCTTTGTTGTCTGGGCCCTGGGCTTGATCTCCCACAGAAACAGCTGGTGACTCCTCTGTGCTGTCCCCTTGCCGTTGACTGTCTCCCCTCAGATGTATGTTTGCACTCGCCCCCAAGCACCCCTCGACCCGTCTTCACTAGCGTTCTGCATAGCAGCCACCACCGCCTCCCCTCCCGCCCTCACGGCCAACCCCCCAGCCTCCGCCAGCGCCTCCTCTCCACGACTGCCTTCCTTGTGCTCCTTCTGGTGCCCGGGCCAGCCTCTGCTGCGGAGGCTTTGGCCCTCTCGGGAAGGGCCGCATCCTACAGAGGATTGCGCCGTCTATAGGAGGCCTAggtcttccctgcctcccttgtgcctcctcccttgcccccacccctggTCCCTCAGCCACGATGAGGTCGTGGCAGGGGAGAACCTGGAACCCAAGGAAGAGAGCGCTAGTGAAGCGGGGGCATAGACTGGTGTAGTCCTGCCTCCAGTGGGAGTTCTGGGCCCTGATGCACTGCCTGGTCCCCAGGGCACCCTTTGTGCAGGAGAATCTGCTGATGTACACCAAGCTTTTTGTGGGCTTCCTGAGCCGCGCGCTCCGCACCGACCTGGTCAGCCCCAAGAACGCGCTCATGGTATTCCGAGTGGCCAAAGTCTTTGCCCAGCCCAACCTGGCTGAAATGATCCAGAAAGGTAAGCCCTCAGCCAGAGGGAAGCAGCACTTAGAGGGGGCCCCACGGACCCTGCATGTGCCTCACGGGCTCGCGGTGGGCTGGCAGAGGTGCCACGGGGACTCCTGGTGCACGGTGGCGGGGTGGACGTCGGAGCCTAGCGGCATCCTGCCTTCCCTGTGGCACGCGTGCCGGGCGGGAGCTGCGGGGGTGCTGGGCGGGGGAAGCAGAGCTCAGAGCTGTGTCTCCCTGGTGACTCTTGGTGGCATCAGAAAGCAGTCTTGGCCCGTGTCGTGTCTTAGATGGCTTTATCGGGTGTTggcttctctggttttcttttgtgcATGTCGGCCTTCCTGTTGAGACTGGTGGGGGCTCAGGAACATTAGGAGTCGGGCCCCTGTGCCACTCGGTCCCTATCCCTCGGAAGCCTCAGCGGCACCCAGGAAGCCAGCCAGCGGCTACTGGCTGTTTGGTGCCATGGAAGCTGAAGCCAGAGTCGGGTTCTGCTTTCCAGGGGAACAGCTGTTCCTGGAGCCAGAACTCGTCATCCCACACCGCCAGCACCGACTCTTCACAGCTCCCACTTTCACCGGCAGCTTCCTGTCCTCGTGGCCCCCAGCCGTCACAGACGCCTCCTTCAAGGTGAAGAGCCACGTTTACAGCCTGGAGGGCCAGGACTGCAAGTACACGCCAATGTTTGGGCCCGAGGTGCGGACGCTGGTGAGTTGGGGCTCCCCCAGGCCACACGGCCGTCCCGAAGCCGTGGCAACAGCAGGGCCAGGGAGAGCACACGTGTTGTACGGAAGGAGGAAGGTTGGGTGTTGGTGGACGCTGCTGTaccttggctttttttcttttttcagtgcgGTCTACGTTTTTTCTGATGATAAAGGCAGCACTTGCTAGAAAGTTTTCACATTTAGAATATGGGcgtcttgggggcgcctggtggctcagtgagttaagtgtctgactttggttcaggtcatgatctcagggctcctgagtttgagccccacgtcgggctctgtgctgacaactggagcctggagcctgctttggattctgtgtctccctctctctctgcccctcccctgctcacagtctgccTCCGTGTCTCTCCaaaggaaatacacacacacacacacacacacacacacacacacacacacgtagaatATGCACGTCTTAGTCTTGAAAGAccctggcctcctcctggcctgCTGGGGGCCCCCAGGTCCGCCTGCCAGCCTGTTTGGTGGCTGGGTGGCGTGCGGTGGCACCACCCGAGCTGGCTGACCTGCCCCCATGCCCCGCAGGTCTTGCGCCTGGCTCAGCTCATCACGCAGGCGAAGCAGACTGCCAAGTCCATCTCTGACCAGTGCGGGGAGAGCACGGCCGGCCGCCCCTTTCTGTCGTGGCTGGGCTTCTGCTCCACAGACACGAACGGCTCCTACGCAGCCAACGACCTGGACGAGATGGGGCAGGACAGTGTCCGCAAGACAGACGAGTACCTGGAGAAGGCCCTGGAGTACCTGTGCCAGATGTTCCGAGTACGAGCCGGGGGAGCTGTCCCCTTCCTGGCGTTCGGTCCCGCGGCCCTCATCCCCTGCCCAGCCCGTGGGAGATACAGCCCGTGCCCACGATGTCACGTCTGGGCCCCCTTGCTGTCGCCGTTAGAGGCCCAGGGGGGCCAGTCTCCTCCCTTCACCCCGAGAGTGAAGGCAGGTAGCAGGAAGCGGCACTGCCTCCTCACGGGGCTTCCTCCCTCACAGCTCAGCGAGGCTCAGCTCACCCAGCTCACGCTTGCCTTGGGGACAACTCAAGATGAGAATGGGAAGAAGCAGCTCCCAGACTGCGTCGTGGGGGAGGACGGGCTCATCCTCACGCCCCTGGGCCGGTACCAGGTAAGGGCCACACCCCGGAGGGCTCCGCTCTCCTGGCGGCGTGGCCGTGGCTCCCGCTGGCCGAGCCTCCGAGCCCTGTTGTCCCGGCAGGCCCGGCAGCGGAGACCGCACCTGTGAGGCGTCGCAGAGGTGTGTTCGCAGGGCTGCTCGCACGGCCCAGGTTTCACCCGGGGCTCGCCTCCTTTGCTGCTTCTAGATCATCAATGGGCTGCGAAGGTTTGACATCGAGTACCAGGGTGACTCAGAGCTGCAGCCCATCCGGAGCTATGAGATCGCCAGCCTGGTCCGCGTGCTCTTCCGGCTGTCCTCCGCCATCAACCGCAGGGTGAGTGCACGCGGGAGGGCCGCCCCCGCCTCTGGTCCTGCCACCCTCGGGGAGAGGCCGGGGCAGCGTGCGGCCCTGCCCGCGCCCACTCCCcgtgcctctgtctctgcccagtTTGCAGGCCCGATGGCAGCCCTGTGTTCCCGTGCCGACTTCCTCGGCAGCTTTTGTCGGTACCACCTCACGGAGCCCGGGCTGGCAGACAGGCACCTGCTGAGCCCGGTGGCACGAGGGTGTGCGGCCCGCCGTCCCCGGGGCCCTAGGCTCAGCCTGCGCTTCCTGGGCAGCTACCGGACGCTGCTCTCGCTGCTTCTGGCCTTCTTCGTGGCCTCCCTGTTCTGTATTGGGCCCCTCCCTTGCGCCCTGCTCCTCGTGCTGGGCTACCTCCTCTACGCTGTGGCCATGACGCTGCTCACCGAGCGCAGCAAGCTGCACCATCTCTGACCTCAGGCCGGG
Coding sequences:
- the LOC115528122 gene encoding sphingomyelin phosphodiesterase 4 isoform X7, with protein sequence MPSSWAAHSCHLLARRAHPVLWFPKVAVFNVPQEAAMAFPHLQQPSFLLASLKADSVNKPFAQRCQDLVKVIEDFPAKELHAIFPWLVESIFGSLDGVLVGWNLRCLQGRVSPVEYSIAMEFLDPGGPMMKLVYKLQAEDYKFDFPVSYLPGPVKASIQERVLPDSPLYHNKVQFPPTGGLGLNLALNPFEYYMFFFALSLITQKPLPGTLHIRTSDCAYFILVDRYLSWFLPTEGSVLPALSSSPGGPNPSPAPRTPTMPFASYGLHHTSLLKRHISHQTSVNADPASHEIWRSETLLQVFVEMWLHHYSLEMYQKMQSPHAKESFTPTEEHVLVVRLLLKHLHAFSNSLKPEQVSPSTHSHATSPLEEFKRAAVPRFVQQKLYLFLQHCFGHWPLDASFRAVLEMWLSYLQPWRYAPEKQAQSSDCLARCVSERWAPFVQENLLMYTKLFVGFLSRALRTDLVSPKNALMVFRVAKVFAQPNLAEMIQKGEQLFLEPELVIPHRQHRLFTAPTFTGSFLSSWPPAVTDASFKVKSHVYSLEGQDCKYTPMFGPEVRTLVLRLAQLITQAKQTAKSISDQCGESTAGRPFLSWLGFCSTDTNGSYAANDLDEMGQDSVRKTDEYLEKALEYLCQMFRLSEAQLTQLTLALGTTQDENGKKQLPDCVVGEDGLILTPLGRYQIINGLRRFDIEYQGDSELQPIRSYEIASLVRVLFRLSSAINRRFAGPMAALCSRADFLGSFCRYHLTEPGLADRHLLSPVARGCAARRPRGPRLSLRFLGSYRTLLSLLLAFFVASLFCIGPLPCALLLVLGYLLYAVAMTLLTERSKLHHL